The Acidobacteriota bacterium region CAGTGGCGGCATTACATTCAAATCAATGCCGATTACTACGCATAGTAATGATAAGGAGTAAAAAGTTTGGCGTTTGTAATCTGTGAACCGTGCATCGGCGCAAAAGAACTGTTTTGTGTTGATGTTTGTCCCGTTGATTGTATTCAGGGAGGCGCAACTGAAGAACAGATGTACATTGACCCGACAACCTGTACAGATTGTGCCGCCTGTGAACCGGCTTGTCCGGTTTCAGCGATTTTCTATGAAGCCGATGTCCCGGGAAAATGGGCGTCCTTCATAAAAAAGAATGCTGACTTTTTCAAAAAATAAAGCCGAGCGCCAATTCGGTTAAATAAAAAAGCCATCACCTGAGCAATCACGTGATGGCTTTTTTATTACGATGATTTTTTCGATTAACGACAGTTCTTCATATTGTGGATGAGGGTTTTTCGCCCTTCTTCAAAACGCACTTCAACTTTATTCGGCAAATAGGTCGCCTCGACCGAACCCAACCCGAATTTGGGATGGCGTATCACATCGCCTATGGCAAAGCCGGTTTCGGTATTATAAGCGCGAACCGGTTTCGCCGGATCAATTGAAAATTCGGTTTCTTTCGATTTTCTTGTGCTGCCGGATTTCGGTGGACGACCAACACGTTTGGTCGGTTCTTTGCCAGCCGGTTCAACCGGTTTGAAATTATGTGTGCTGTTGCACATCGAACAGGTTACTTTGCGAACAATGTCGCCATCCATAGCCGTGACCGTATGGGTGCGTTCCGTTTTACATTTTCCACAATAAGCGTTAATGTCTAATCCAACTCTGGGTTTTCTAAAAAGCATATGTCAAATAATAGCATCTGTAATGCATAACTTCCACTTGCAGCCGAACAATCTTTTTCACTCTTTCCCTTGTCCGAATACTTCGGAAAAAAAGCCTTTCAAACTGCTTCCCAGTCCTGCGGGGACTTCCGCGCCGCGTACCACCAACACTGCACATTCGGCGCGGTTGACGATTTCTCTGGTGATGTTGCCCATAATATAGGTTCTCAGGTTGCCGCCCGTTGGCGATGAACCGGTAACCACCAAATCATAGTCGCCGCGTTTAATCTCTTTCAGGACTTCGCTAATTACTAATCCGTGACGCAACCGCACATCGCTTTCCACACCGATGCCGTTGAGCATCTCTTTTTCTTTTCTGAGGTTCTGCCCCAGATTCAGATTGGAATGCAGGAGCAGATTAATGTCTTCTTCCATTTTAATTAAATCGGAATAGACTTCGGGCGGCTCAGACATTACATGGAAAAGGGTAATCGTCGCTCCCGCGCTGCGCGCAATTTCACCGGAAAAATGCACCGCATTTTCAATATATTTTTCTCCGCCGCTACATAAAAGAATTCGCTTCAATTGGGTTTGTTTACCAATAACGACAAGCACCGGCGGTTCAACCGCCTTGATGATTTTGTAGGCTTTTGCAGACATCAGAAAAGCCCCACGGGTTCCCTTCCGCACCGCGCCAATCACCACCAGGTCGTATTTAGTTTCTTCCGTTCGGTGGATGATTTCTTCAATCGGTTCGCCGGCTTTGATAATCAGTTCGGCGTTGACCTCTTGCGCCTTGAGGTTATGCAACCCTTCGCGTAATGCTTCAAAAACGGTGTCCTCTTCGCTGGGTTTTTCAGTGATGCCTAAAAGTGTGGTTTCTGCGCGACAGGCGCGAGCAATCAAACCGCCAAATTGAATTGCATTATTTGCCTGCTCAGACCCATCGCTACATATCAAAATTTTCATTTAAGTGATTCAAAATTGCGTAAATTAGTTAATCGACCTGCTAATCATCATCAAGGCACTCAAGATCAATCATAAACGAAGCGGTAGGATGATTAAAGCCATTGCTTCGGTCTTAGGAAAAGAATTTTCATTTGCAAACCAACAACCTTCAATCGTTCAAGCATCGGATGATTGGCGAGGGCACCATCTTGTCGCACGCAACGATGACAGATTAGAATAAAACTTGAAAAATAACAGGAGTTAATTTATGCGTTTAAAACTTGTGAGCCTGGTAATCACTATCACCTTCCTTTTCTCTTTAACATTCGCCCAGCAGAACAAATCCACCCCGCAAGCTCCGCAACTTTCTATTGATGAAATCATTCAGCGGTTTGCGGCTTCGGAAACGGAAAATAAAATTGCCCGGAATAATTACACCTTTACGCAGGACTATGATTTGATGACCATCGGTGAAGCCGGGTCAATTACCGGTCGCTACCGTCGGGTT contains the following coding sequences:
- a CDS encoding ferredoxin family protein; translation: MAFVICEPCIGAKELFCVDVCPVDCIQGGATEEQMYIDPTTCTDCAACEPACPVSAIFYEADVPGKWASFIKKNADFFKK
- a CDS encoding universal stress protein, encoding MKILICSDGSEQANNAIQFGGLIARACRAETTLLGITEKPSEEDTVFEALREGLHNLKAQEVNAELIIKAGEPIEEIIHRTEETKYDLVVIGAVRKGTRGAFLMSAKAYKIIKAVEPPVLVVIGKQTQLKRILLCSGGEKYIENAVHFSGEIARSAGATITLFHVMSEPPEVYSDLIKMEEDINLLLHSNLNLGQNLRKEKEMLNGIGVESDVRLRHGLVISEVLKEIKRGDYDLVVTGSSPTGGNLRTYIMGNITREIVNRAECAVLVVRGAEVPAGLGSSLKGFFSEVFGQGKE